One Candidatus Lernaella stagnicola DNA window includes the following coding sequences:
- a CDS encoding response regulator → MSESQADTILIVDDDPDVVFAVTAMLESSGFQVIAANTGLEALEKVRLDKPDLILLDLMIEGHDTGFQVAKALKGDPATRHIPIIMVSAVQQRTGFGFQQDRDGHWMKTDAFMEKPYEPKTVLAKIKELLSSTPAER, encoded by the coding sequence ATGAGCGAAAGCCAAGCTGATACAATCTTGATCGTCGACGACGATCCCGATGTCGTCTTCGCCGTAACGGCGATGTTGGAAAGCTCCGGCTTTCAGGTGATCGCCGCGAACACGGGATTGGAAGCCCTCGAAAAAGTTCGCCTGGATAAGCCCGATTTGATTTTGCTCGACTTGATGATCGAAGGCCATGACACGGGCTTTCAGGTCGCCAAGGCCCTCAAGGGCGACCCGGCGACGCGCCACATTCCGATCATCATGGTTTCGGCAGTGCAGCAGAGAACCGGCTTTGGTTTCCAGCAGGACCGCGACGGTCATTGGATGAAAACCGACGCCTTTATGGAAAAGCCTTACGAGCCTAAAACCGTCTTGGCCAAAATTAAAGAATTGCTCTCCTCGACGCCGGCCGAAAGGTAA
- a CDS encoding HAMP domain-containing sensor histidine kinase, with protein MRLFTLVRWVPPLVIVSGGYVLKHLFGFQLSMIALTQIALWIVAYNGYLMWRQRQMRPHTVSELLRSANLHMFFDFFSITLLVYFTGGVLSPLVWFYSLHIILACIFFKMRKVVWTTFALWVVLATLLLLEHFGVLPHQPVYGNVWPVGESLAHSRGLLFAVLSGTAALWAAIIGVVTMIIDRVRVAEHDERALQQRFRQTLDELNAAQRQRDLYRRSMTHDMRSPIAAAQSLLNVLLSGAMGQLNDPQRESLRRAGGRLEQMQQMIQDMLTIERSSRAEFVLEAIPLASYAARVLAGYREEMDARDIHLDAQLDAEAVAWADRDDVETVINNLVSNAVKYSRDGGRVRVVVARGEGVTSVEVADTGIGISPEDQEKLFREFYRAANAKRHTVHGTGLGLAIVKKLVEQNHGVIHMQSEVGKGTTFTFILPQPPDGQGG; from the coding sequence GTGCGTTTATTCACCCTCGTGCGTTGGGTGCCGCCGCTGGTGATCGTCTCCGGCGGCTATGTGTTGAAGCACCTGTTCGGGTTTCAACTTTCGATGATCGCCTTGACGCAGATCGCGCTGTGGATCGTCGCCTACAACGGCTACTTAATGTGGCGACAACGGCAGATGCGCCCCCACACGGTGTCCGAGCTTTTGCGCTCCGCGAATCTGCACATGTTCTTCGACTTTTTCAGCATCACGTTGTTGGTGTATTTCACCGGTGGGGTTCTGTCGCCGCTCGTGTGGTTCTATTCCCTTCACATCATTCTCGCGTGCATCTTTTTCAAAATGCGAAAAGTCGTGTGGACCACCTTCGCGTTGTGGGTCGTCTTGGCGACGCTGCTGTTGCTGGAGCATTTCGGCGTGTTGCCGCACCAGCCGGTGTACGGCAACGTATGGCCCGTCGGCGAGTCGCTCGCCCACTCGCGCGGCCTCCTGTTCGCCGTGCTCTCCGGCACCGCGGCCCTCTGGGCCGCAATAATCGGAGTCGTGACGATGATCATCGACCGCGTGCGCGTGGCCGAACACGACGAGCGCGCCCTGCAACAGCGTTTCCGGCAAACCCTCGACGAACTCAACGCCGCCCAGCGCCAACGCGATCTCTATCGCCGCTCGATGACCCACGACATGCGCAGTCCGATCGCCGCGGCGCAGTCGCTCCTCAACGTGCTGCTGTCCGGGGCGATGGGGCAACTTAACGACCCTCAGCGGGAATCGCTGCGGCGGGCCGGGGGACGTCTCGAACAAATGCAGCAAATGATCCAGGACATGTTGACGATCGAACGCTCCAGCCGGGCCGAGTTTGTGCTGGAAGCGATTCCGCTGGCCTCCTACGCCGCGCGTGTCCTGGCCGGTTATCGGGAAGAAATGGACGCCCGCGATATCCACTTGGATGCGCAGTTGGATGCCGAAGCCGTGGCCTGGGCCGATCGGGATGACGTCGAGACGGTGATCAACAACCTGGTTTCCAACGCCGTGAAATACAGCCGCGACGGCGGCCGCGTGCGCGTCGTGGTGGCGCGGGGCGAAGGGGTTACGTCGGTGGAAGTCGCCGATACCGGCATCGGCATTTCGCCGGAAGATCAGGAAAAACTATTTCGCGAATTCTATCGTGCCGCGAACGCCAAGCGGCACACTGTGCACGGCACGGGCCTCGGGCTGGCGATCGTGAAAAAGCTCGTGGAGCAGAACCACGGTGTCATCCACATGCAAAGCGAGGTCGGTAAGGGCACGACGTTCACGTTCATCCTGCCGCAACCCCCCGACGGGCAGGGCGGCTAG
- a CDS encoding GMC family oxidoreductase — MIEHADVVIIGSGAGGGTVGAELAEAGYKVVFLEAGKDLNIEYGSPDHFANRQRFLDTVNDGLFWHEEYTGRNWRTDMGECAGGGTTCYAGVLEESTPEDFNAGLWPFSWEEFQPYFELTKKRYHVYRWPLEELSHYAQVVNEAAGDILGPIQSGFNREPYFEYGVYHDRCRQCRCCLLGCRYNAKANATTIALPKAKWYGAEVRENCWVTRLNTNPAGTKVTSVTYLKRTTTGVTSEHVEEHEIIADRYILAAGSMMTPMLLHWSGRKGETLANSSGQVGRNLRGHFFRATYAVMKRDDVRTYQGNLVELNDLYQNWDKGYLLEFNMAAPPTYLGGMVEVMEKEDLLDMIGLKFKRIMRNYSKMIVSAPLTRSFDDGFTENSIMPHPTRENRYGDPLPVVDFEPNAQELAWVDTATAAADDIILAAGGDPEQMFHGGIDVVHKVGTCRMGTDPKDSVADVNGQVWDMDNLWIADGSLFPAPLLANCAFIIYCLGYKVADGILGRSTPTV, encoded by the coding sequence ATGATTGAACATGCTGACGTCGTGATTATCGGCTCCGGAGCGGGCGGCGGTACGGTAGGCGCCGAATTGGCCGAGGCCGGATACAAGGTCGTGTTTTTGGAAGCGGGTAAGGACCTGAATATCGAGTACGGCTCGCCCGACCACTTCGCCAATCGCCAGCGTTTTCTCGACACCGTGAACGACGGATTGTTCTGGCACGAGGAATACACCGGTCGTAACTGGCGGACCGACATGGGCGAATGCGCCGGCGGCGGTACGACCTGCTACGCGGGCGTGTTGGAAGAGTCGACACCCGAAGATTTCAACGCCGGTCTCTGGCCCTTTAGCTGGGAAGAGTTTCAGCCCTACTTCGAGCTGACGAAAAAGCGCTACCACGTGTATCGTTGGCCGCTGGAAGAACTCAGCCACTACGCGCAGGTCGTCAACGAAGCGGCCGGCGACATCTTGGGGCCGATCCAATCGGGCTTTAACCGCGAGCCGTATTTCGAATACGGCGTGTACCACGATCGCTGCCGGCAGTGTCGTTGCTGCCTGCTGGGTTGTCGCTACAACGCCAAGGCGAACGCCACGACGATCGCGCTGCCCAAAGCGAAGTGGTACGGCGCCGAAGTGCGGGAGAACTGTTGGGTCACCCGCCTGAACACCAACCCCGCCGGCACGAAAGTAACCAGCGTCACGTACCTGAAACGCACGACGACGGGCGTAACGTCCGAGCACGTCGAAGAGCACGAAATCATCGCCGACCGCTACATCCTGGCCGCCGGTTCGATGATGACGCCGATGCTGTTGCACTGGTCGGGCCGCAAAGGCGAGACACTGGCCAATTCTTCGGGACAAGTGGGACGCAATTTGCGCGGCCACTTCTTCCGCGCAACCTACGCCGTGATGAAGCGCGACGACGTGCGCACCTACCAAGGCAACCTCGTCGAACTCAACGACCTGTACCAGAATTGGGACAAGGGTTACTTGCTCGAGTTCAACATGGCCGCGCCGCCGACGTACCTGGGCGGCATGGTCGAGGTGATGGAAAAGGAAGACCTGCTCGACATGATCGGGCTCAAGTTCAAACGCATCATGCGCAACTACAGCAAGATGATCGTCTCCGCGCCGCTGACCCGCAGCTTCGACGACGGCTTCACCGAAAACTCGATCATGCCGCACCCGACGCGGGAAAATCGTTACGGCGATCCGCTGCCGGTTGTTGACTTCGAACCGAACGCCCAAGAACTCGCGTGGGTCGACACAGCCACTGCGGCCGCCGATGACATCATCCTGGCGGCGGGCGGCGACCCCGAACAAATGTTCCATGGCGGTATCGACGTCGTCCACAAAGTCGGCACGTGCCGCATGGGCACCGATCCGAAAGACTCGGTCGCCGACGTCAACGGCCAAGTGTGGGATATGGACAACCTCTGGATCGCCGATGGTAGTTTGTTCCCCGCGCCGCTGCTGGCCAACTGCGCGTTCATCATTTACTGCCTGGGTTACAAGGTCGCTGACGGCATTCTCGGCCGCAGCACCCCGACGGTGTAA
- the gltA gene encoding NADPH-dependent glutamate synthase, which yields MTHAPHERPAGSQCRNDGFRDTRILERRDLTPSTIQFRLEAPRLAQAAQPGQFIVLRMDERAERLPLTIVDFSPAEGWITIIFQPVGASTRRLAELEAGDVLLDLVGPLGTPSQLADYGTVVCVGGGVGVAPVYPIARALKAHGNKVISIIGARSKDLVILEDEMAAFSDEVIVCTDDGSYGRPGFVTDALQEVIDRGETIDRAWAIGPVVMMAAVSRVTEPHGIHTEVSLNSIMLDGSGMCGACRVEVGGGTKFVCVDGPEFDGHQVNFKELMARQQMYVSEEHRALWDYMMVSTGKAETMERMKRRIEMPRQDPRARVANFDEVALGYSPKMARTEAQRCLQCKSQPCTKGCPVDVPIPEFIHLITEGRFRESAELILSVNSLPAVCGRVCPQESQCEQYCVLAKKGNAIAIGRLERFVADYHAEHQSDASPPRAALTGKKIAVVGSGPAGLTAAADLARLGHDVEIFEAFHKGGGVLVYGIPEFRLPKDAVVRREIEYVKSLGVRLHTSYIIGRAATLQDLMEKQGFDAVFLGTGAGLPYFLNIPGENLNGVYSANEFLTRVNLMKAYKFPEYDTPVRIGETMAVVGGGNVAMDSARVALRLGAKKVYCIYRRTKDELPARAEEVENAIEEGVDFRMLTNPLRFLDNGDGWLSGVECIKMELGEPDDSGRRRPIPIPNSEHVISIDIVIIAIGQGPNPLLTRATPELKTNKWGNITADPETGLTNIPGVYAGGDIVTGAATVILAMGAGKKAAKAIDAFLSGEPTPNQATE from the coding sequence ATGACACACGCGCCCCACGAACGGCCCGCCGGGTCTCAATGCCGGAATGACGGCTTTCGCGATACCCGCATCCTTGAGCGCCGCGACCTGACGCCCTCGACGATTCAGTTTCGGCTGGAAGCGCCGCGGTTGGCCCAGGCCGCACAGCCGGGTCAGTTCATCGTTTTGCGCATGGACGAACGCGCCGAGCGCTTGCCACTGACGATTGTCGATTTCTCGCCCGCCGAGGGTTGGATCACCATCATCTTTCAACCGGTCGGGGCCTCAACACGTCGCCTGGCCGAGTTGGAGGCGGGTGACGTGTTGCTCGATCTGGTCGGTCCGCTCGGCACGCCCTCGCAACTGGCCGACTACGGCACCGTGGTGTGCGTGGGCGGCGGCGTGGGTGTGGCGCCGGTCTATCCGATCGCCCGCGCGCTCAAGGCGCACGGCAACAAGGTGATTTCCATCATCGGCGCGCGCAGCAAGGATTTGGTCATTCTGGAAGACGAGATGGCCGCGTTCAGCGACGAGGTCATCGTCTGTACCGACGACGGTTCCTACGGCCGACCCGGCTTTGTCACCGACGCCTTGCAGGAAGTGATCGACCGCGGCGAAACCATCGATCGCGCTTGGGCCATCGGGCCGGTGGTGATGATGGCCGCCGTCAGCCGCGTCACCGAACCGCACGGCATTCACACCGAGGTCAGCCTCAATTCCATCATGCTCGACGGCTCGGGCATGTGCGGCGCGTGCCGCGTGGAAGTGGGCGGCGGCACGAAATTCGTGTGCGTCGACGGCCCCGAATTCGACGGCCACCAAGTCAACTTCAAGGAACTGATGGCGCGCCAGCAAATGTACGTCTCCGAGGAGCACCGCGCGTTGTGGGACTACATGATGGTCTCGACGGGCAAGGCCGAAACCATGGAGCGGATGAAGCGGCGCATCGAAATGCCGCGGCAGGATCCGCGGGCGCGCGTCGCGAATTTCGACGAGGTCGCGCTGGGCTATTCGCCCAAAATGGCCCGCACCGAGGCGCAACGATGTCTGCAGTGTAAATCGCAACCGTGCACGAAAGGCTGCCCGGTGGACGTGCCGATTCCGGAGTTCATTCACTTGATCACCGAGGGGCGTTTTCGGGAATCGGCCGAGTTGATTTTGAGCGTGAATAGCCTGCCCGCCGTGTGCGGCCGCGTCTGCCCGCAGGAATCGCAGTGCGAGCAATACTGCGTGCTGGCGAAAAAAGGCAACGCCATCGCCATCGGACGACTCGAGCGCTTTGTCGCCGACTACCACGCCGAGCACCAAAGCGATGCCTCGCCGCCACGCGCCGCGTTGACCGGCAAGAAAATCGCCGTCGTAGGCAGCGGCCCGGCGGGCCTGACCGCCGCGGCCGACCTGGCCCGCCTGGGACACGACGTGGAAATCTTCGAAGCCTTCCACAAAGGCGGCGGCGTGCTCGTCTACGGCATCCCGGAGTTTCGCCTGCCGAAGGACGCGGTCGTGCGCCGCGAAATTGAGTACGTCAAATCGTTGGGCGTGCGACTTCACACCAGTTACATCATCGGCCGCGCCGCCACGTTGCAGGACCTGATGGAGAAACAAGGATTCGACGCCGTGTTCCTCGGCACCGGCGCGGGCTTGCCCTACTTCTTGAACATCCCGGGCGAAAACCTGAACGGCGTGTATTCCGCCAACGAGTTTCTGACTCGCGTCAATCTGATGAAGGCGTACAAGTTCCCCGAGTACGACACGCCGGTGCGCATCGGTGAAACGATGGCGGTCGTCGGCGGCGGCAACGTGGCGATGGACTCCGCGCGCGTGGCGTTGCGTCTGGGCGCGAAAAAAGTCTACTGCATCTATCGCCGCACGAAAGACGAGTTGCCGGCGCGTGCCGAGGAAGTGGAAAACGCGATCGAAGAGGGCGTCGATTTTCGCATGCTGACCAATCCGCTGCGTTTTCTCGACAACGGCGACGGTTGGCTCTCGGGCGTGGAATGCATCAAGATGGAATTGGGCGAGCCCGACGATTCGGGCCGGCGGCGTCCAATTCCGATTCCGAACAGCGAACATGTCATTTCCATCGACATCGTCATCATCGCGATCGGCCAGGGCCCGAACCCGCTTCTCACCCGCGCCACGCCGGAACTGAAAACGAACAAGTGGGGCAACATCACTGCCGATCCCGAAACGGGCCTCACGAACATCCCCGGCGTGTACGCCGGCGGCGACATCGTCACCGGCGCAGCCACGGTGATCTTGGCCATGGGCGCAGGTAAAAAAGCCGCCAAGGCGATCGACGCCTTCCTGAGCGGCGAGCCGACGCCGAACCAAGCGACGGAATAG
- a CDS encoding gamma-glutamylcyclotransferase family protein translates to MERTLYQPHYDARLNALVFLTRNDEDRDMLRTARRVFVCGSLQNPSRMAEVVGRPLSFATCFVTGFAHRTLSVGDRLVPFMLATPNDRQHTLPGVLYLGLTEKELRKIMDVELGDGHRKRVEVQVRVGSHSLEATTFIKK, encoded by the coding sequence ATGGAACGCACGCTTTATCAACCGCACTACGATGCCCGCTTGAATGCCCTGGTGTTCTTGACGCGAAACGACGAGGACCGCGACATGCTGCGTACGGCACGCCGCGTATTCGTATGCGGCTCGCTGCAGAATCCATCGCGCATGGCCGAAGTGGTCGGTCGACCGCTGTCGTTCGCAACGTGCTTCGTGACCGGCTTCGCCCATCGCACCTTGAGCGTCGGCGACCGCTTAGTGCCCTTCATGCTGGCGACACCAAACGACCGCCAACACACGCTGCCGGGGGTTTTGTATCTCGGTTTGACCGAAAAAGAGTTGAGGAAAATCATGGACGTCGAACTCGGCGACGGTCATCGCAAACGGGTCGAAGTGCAGGTCCGTGTCGGTTCACACTCGTTGGAAGCGACAACTTTTATAAAAAAATAA
- a CDS encoding CxxxxCH/CxxCH domain-containing protein: MKHDFTFTSRAGVCLVACLLAALFAWVVACDNGSGSSGDGGTPADDDDGGLTGSVAMQDVDDCGFPVVPIPEGCSDCHKAPPQTARHPQNRRCYRCHGNVVGQDMKFVQVALHNNGEVNVAVGCSSCHGWDKGVSPPQNLNGNCSDDRKGVGSHQAMRRDAIPAHRTNCINCHDVPLGVWAAGHIDGDNKAEIHFQKLATIGGATPTWDGTTCSNVYCHGATLEGGTAKEPVWGDNSGKYGACGACHRLTDPQGNAAADCYACHADSVNPDRTIKRRGTHINGTIDMVTPTKGGSQ, translated from the coding sequence ATGAAACACGATTTTACGTTCACCTCCCGCGCCGGCGTGTGTCTCGTTGCGTGCCTGCTTGCCGCGTTGTTCGCGTGGGTTGTCGCGTGCGACAACGGTTCGGGTTCGTCCGGCGACGGCGGCACTCCGGCTGACGACGACGACGGCGGTCTGACGGGTTCGGTGGCCATGCAGGATGTGGACGACTGCGGTTTTCCCGTCGTGCCGATTCCCGAAGGGTGCAGCGACTGTCACAAAGCGCCGCCGCAAACCGCGCGCCACCCGCAAAACCGCCGCTGCTATCGCTGCCACGGTAACGTCGTGGGGCAGGACATGAAGTTCGTGCAGGTCGCGCTGCACAACAACGGCGAAGTAAACGTCGCGGTGGGTTGTTCCTCCTGTCACGGGTGGGACAAAGGCGTATCACCGCCGCAAAACCTTAACGGTAACTGCAGCGACGACCGCAAGGGCGTGGGTTCCCACCAGGCCATGCGGCGCGACGCGATTCCCGCCCATCGCACCAATTGCATCAACTGCCACGACGTACCGCTCGGCGTGTGGGCGGCGGGTCATATCGACGGCGACAACAAAGCCGAGATTCACTTCCAGAAGCTGGCCACGATAGGTGGTGCGACGCCTACTTGGGACGGCACGACATGCTCCAACGTGTATTGCCACGGCGCGACGCTGGAAGGCGGCACGGCCAAGGAGCCGGTCTGGGGCGACAATAGCGGCAAGTACGGCGCGTGCGGCGCCTGCCATCGCCTCACCGACCCGCAGGGCAACGCCGCCGCTGATTGCTATGCGTGCCACGCCGATTCGGTCAATCCCGATCGCACGATCAAGCGACGGGGGACGCACATCAACGGCACGATCGATATGGTGACGCCGACGAAAGGAGGCAGCCAATGA
- a CDS encoding N-acetylmuramoyl-L-alanine amidase yields MRGATRQAWCFAAGLLVLTFVLAGGLAGLRILLPPPTVRLADRPPPLLIPAAYPAKFKPRHILIDVGHGGKDTGAKSRWSAPEKDVNLRVAKALGRHLRATGKYRVSFTRQTDAAVSISARRRMSNARRPDAFLSIHSDWAYEFYKHGTWMIWSSRQQKGVGEKSARLAAYLGAGLKTERLPLYNWGPERRHLHAMGGTSNYLCAWPEYSSYVTDARRLGVLDKNQRPAVLIETHFLSNPLSVAFFQTDETIGRFCEGVEAGLRGFFLAKEPSAGGK; encoded by the coding sequence GTGCGCGGCGCAACGCGACAAGCGTGGTGTTTCGCCGCCGGTCTGCTGGTTCTTACCTTTGTCCTGGCGGGCGGGCTCGCGGGACTGCGGATCCTGCTGCCGCCGCCGACCGTGCGCTTGGCCGACCGCCCCCCACCCCTGCTTATCCCCGCCGCGTACCCTGCGAAATTCAAGCCGCGGCACATCTTGATCGACGTCGGCCATGGTGGGAAAGACACCGGCGCGAAGTCGCGCTGGTCGGCTCCGGAGAAGGACGTCAACCTGCGCGTCGCCAAGGCTCTCGGGCGACACCTGCGGGCGACCGGCAAATACCGCGTGAGCTTCACCCGCCAAACCGACGCGGCCGTTTCCATCAGCGCGCGGCGGCGCATGTCGAACGCCCGCCGGCCGGATGCGTTTTTGTCGATTCACTCGGACTGGGCGTACGAGTTCTACAAGCACGGCACGTGGATGATTTGGTCGTCGCGTCAGCAAAAAGGCGTAGGCGAGAAATCGGCCCGGCTCGCGGCGTACCTCGGCGCCGGGCTGAAGACCGAGCGCCTGCCGCTCTACAACTGGGGTCCGGAACGACGCCACCTGCATGCCATGGGCGGCACGAGCAATTACTTGTGCGCCTGGCCGGAATACAGTTCGTACGTGACCGACGCGCGCCGCCTTGGCGTGTTGGACAAAAACCAACGCCCCGCCGTGTTGATCGAAACGCACTTCCTTTCCAATCCGCTTTCGGTGGCGTTTTTCCAGACCGACGAAACCATCGGGCGCTTCTGCGAGGGCGTCGAGGCCGGGCTTCGCGGGTTTTTCCTGGCGAAAGAACCCTCCGCGGGCGGCAAATAG
- a CDS encoding Gfo/Idh/MocA family oxidoreductase produces MVHQPLRAAMIGVGDITMLHQPAYQDFALADLTALCDVDEDMLAARRAEWGVERITTDYKELLADPEIDLVEVNTPHHLHKDLVIDALAAGKHVACQKPISISIADAEAMLAAAEKASGRFRVFENFVFYPPYVKAKELIDAGEIGEVLTIRFKLGTCLFGSRWVPLRAELWHLLEYEHGRGQAIFDDGYHKLSMAIFLGGAIEAVKGFTHCSMAYIDEPAQVIWCYRDKKLLGSFDIAFQPNIYNRSKYFPADERINIIGTKGMIELTCCTGQIMDEAGLILYRDGVRYCFDDLDLDWKYSFINGIRDFPAAIRENRECLLTGERALNILKFAYAIIIAGRIGREVKPEEVSDEWFREVVHGRA; encoded by the coding sequence ATGGTTCACCAACCTTTGCGGGCGGCGATGATCGGCGTGGGCGACATCACCATGCTGCATCAACCGGCCTACCAGGATTTCGCGCTCGCGGATCTCACGGCGCTTTGCGACGTCGACGAAGACATGCTCGCCGCGCGGCGGGCCGAATGGGGCGTCGAGCGCATCACGACCGATTACAAGGAACTGTTGGCCGACCCCGAGATTGATCTGGTCGAGGTCAACACGCCTCATCACCTGCACAAAGATCTAGTGATCGACGCCTTGGCGGCCGGTAAGCACGTGGCATGCCAGAAGCCGATTTCGATCTCCATTGCCGACGCCGAGGCCATGCTTGCCGCGGCGGAAAAAGCAAGCGGGCGCTTTCGCGTGTTCGAGAACTTCGTGTTCTACCCGCCCTACGTAAAGGCGAAGGAATTGATCGACGCCGGGGAAATCGGCGAGGTGCTTACCATTCGCTTCAAACTCGGCACGTGCCTATTCGGTTCGCGCTGGGTGCCGCTCCGCGCCGAACTGTGGCATTTGCTCGAGTACGAACACGGCCGCGGTCAGGCGATTTTCGACGACGGCTACCACAAGCTGTCGATGGCCATCTTCTTGGGCGGAGCGATCGAGGCGGTCAAGGGATTTACGCATTGCTCGATGGCCTACATCGATGAGCCCGCGCAGGTGATTTGGTGCTACCGCGACAAGAAGCTGCTGGGCAGTTTCGACATCGCCTTCCAACCGAACATCTACAACCGGTCGAAGTATTTCCCGGCCGACGAACGCATCAACATCATCGGCACCAAAGGGATGATTGAACTTACGTGCTGCACCGGCCAGATCATGGACGAGGCGGGGCTGATCCTTTACCGCGACGGCGTGCGCTATTGCTTCGACGACCTCGACCTGGATTGGAAGTACAGCTTCATCAACGGCATCCGTGATTTCCCCGCGGCCATCCGTGAAAATCGTGAATGCCTGCTGACCGGCGAGCGCGCCCTCAACATCCTCAAATTCGCGTACGCCATCATTATTGCCGGGCGGATCGGCCGCGAAGTGAAGCCCGAAGAGGTAAGCGACGAGTGGTTCCGGGAGGTGGTTCATGGCCGCGCCTAA